TTTTGCTATATCTTTAATCAAACTTTAGAAACTTTAACTTTGACCAAAACAAAACGCAGGGTAAATAAAACTGGAGGGACTATTTGTTTCTTCTACCGCGCTGCCGAAAatgatgtgcatgtgtgtgttagaAGTCGTCGTAAATTTTGGACCACTAACTTGAAATATTGTGGTCTCCTTTTTTAAAGGTAAAAGTATTGTGATCTCTGATGTGAAAGCTGAAACTCGAAGAAAAATATATCATCCTTTTgacatgaacatgccatgctttCAGACTGAAGATATCATGCTTACTGACGCGGCAACCGATAGCTGCAAAGAACGGTGCACATCTTACGCACACTTTTCAGCTCCACTTCCATCTAGCTTGCTTGTTACAACTTCCAAGCTATAGGCATGGCTGCCAAACGGCATCCGTCCATCCTTGTCTGTGTGTGCCTCATCCTCTCCCTTGGCCCAAACCTTGGGGCTTTTTGCACCCCTCAGGCGCAGTCTTTCGTCTACTCTGGCTTCAACGGGGCCGATGTCACCCTCGACGGCGTCGCCATGGTCCGGCCAGACGGGCTCCTCCAGCTGACCAACGTCTCCGATGTCAGAGGCTATGCGTTCCACCGGGATCCCTTGCTTTTCCGCAAGTCCCCCAATGGCGTGGTGCGGTCCTTCTCGGTCTCTTTGGTTTTCGGTGTCCAGTCAGAATTCGTCGAATCAAGCGTCGACGGCATGACCTTCTTCGTCGCCGCCAGCAAGAACTTCTCAAGCACCTTCTCAGGGGGGTTTCTAGGCCTCTTCAACGACTCAACAGATGGCAGCCCCGACAACCACATCTTCGCGGTTGAGATCGACACTTTCAAGAACGGGGAGTTCATGGACATGGACAGCAATCATATTGGCATCGACATCAATAGCCTTTTCTCCATACAAGCTCGCACGGCTGGTTTCTATGATGACAACACTGGTACGTTCACGAACTTAACACTGAATAGTGGGGAGCCAATGCAACTATGGGTCGAATATGATGCAAAGACCACACATGTGAATTCGACATTGGCTCCCTTTGGTGCGGCCAAACCTCGGAAGCCATTGTTCTCAACCACCACCAATCTCTCCGAGGTGCTCAAGGATCCATCTTATGTGGGTTTGTCAGGTTCGACTGGCCCAATCAACACACAATACTACGTGCTTGGTTGGAGCTTTGGCATGGATGGTCCGGCTCCAGCCATCAACATCACAAATTTGCCAAAGCTGCCGCATGGTCATCGGAAGGCTCGTTCCAAGGTCATAGAAATTGTCCCTCCGATAGCCACTGCGGTGTTCATCGCCCTTGTGGGAACCGCCATCTTCCTTATTGTACGGAGGCGGCTGAGGTATGCTGAGCTACTTGAGGATTGGGAGGTGGATTTTGGGCCACATCGATTCTCATACAAGGACTTGTATCATGCTACTGACGGATTCAAGAATAAACGCCTCCTAGGTGCAGGAGGATTTGGGAAAGTGTACAAAGGAGTACTCCCAACATCCAAAATGGAAGTAGCCGTGAAGAAAGTACCCCATGAGTCAGGGCAAGGAATGAAGGAGTTCGTCAATGAGGTCGCTACTATTGGCCGCCTCCGACACCGCTACCTTGTGCAGTTGCTTGGCTATTGTCGGCGTAAGGATGAACTCATTCTGGTGTATGAGTACATGCCGAATGGCAGCCTCGATAAATATCTGCATTGTGAAGAGGACAAGCCCACACTAGATTGGACCCAGAGGTTTGGGGTCATAAAAGGGGTCGCGTGTGGCTTGTTATATCTACACGAGAAGTGGGAAAAGGTTGTCATACACAGAGATATAAAAGCAAGCAATGTGCTCCTCGATGGTGAAATGAACGGACGCCTCGGTGATTTTGGCCTCGCCAGGTTATGCGATCATGGTACCGACCTACAGACCACACATGTGGTCGGCACCATGGGTTACCTAGCCCCTGAGTTGCTACGAATGGGCAAGGCTTCTCCTCTTACGGATGTGTTTGCCTTTGGCACATTCCTTCTTGAGGTTGCATGTGGACAAAGGCCAATCAAGCAAGACTTACAAGATAAACAAATCATGCTGGTCGATTGGGTACTTGAGCATTGGAATAATGGGTCGCTCGTGCAAGCAATGGATACAAAGCT
This region of Lolium perenne isolate Kyuss_39 chromosome 2, Kyuss_2.0, whole genome shotgun sequence genomic DNA includes:
- the LOC127333989 gene encoding L-type lectin-domain containing receptor kinase SIT2, encoding MAAKRHPSILVCVCLILSLGPNLGAFCTPQAQSFVYSGFNGADVTLDGVAMVRPDGLLQLTNVSDVRGYAFHRDPLLFRKSPNGVVRSFSVSLVFGVQSEFVESSVDGMTFFVAASKNFSSTFSGGFLGLFNDSTDGSPDNHIFAVEIDTFKNGEFMDMDSNHIGIDINSLFSIQARTAGFYDDNTGSTGPINTQYYVLGWSFGMDGPAPAINITNLPKLPHGHRKARSKVIEIVPPIATAVFIALVGTAIFLIVRRRLRYAELLEDWEVDFGPHRFSYKDLYHATDGFKNKRLLGAGGFGKVYKGVLPTSKMEVAVKKVPHESGQGMKEFVNEVATIGRLRHRYLVQLLGYCRRKDELILVYEYMPNGSLDKYLHCEEDKPTLDWTQRFGVIKGVACGLLYLHEKWEKVVIHRDIKASNVLLDGEMNGRLGDFGLARLCDHGTDLQTTHVVGTMGYLAPELLRMGKASPLTDVFAFGTFLLEVACGQRPIKQDLQDKQIMLVDWVLEHWNNGSLVQAMDTKLHGNYDNDEANMVLKLGLLCLHPLPIARPAMRQVMEYLDGDMALPELAPTHFNVNMVSMLQSRGFRPSIMLYPDLTSSINTFSGLSGGR